The Acanthochromis polyacanthus isolate Apoly-LR-REF ecotype Palm Island chromosome 17, KAUST_Apoly_ChrSc, whole genome shotgun sequence genome has a window encoding:
- the camk2a gene encoding LOW QUALITY PROTEIN: calcium/calmodulin-dependent protein kinase type II subunit alpha (The sequence of the model RefSeq protein was modified relative to this genomic sequence to represent the inferred CDS: inserted 1 base in 1 codon) — protein MATVICTRFTEEYQLYEELGKGAFSVVRRCVKVLSGQEYAAKIINTKKLSARDHQKLDREARICRLLKHPNIVRLHDSISEEAHHYLIFDLVTGGELFEDIVAREYYSEADASHCIQQILEAVLHCHQMGVVHRDLKPENLLLASKSKGAAVKLADFGLAIEVEGDQQAWFGFAGTPGYLSPEVLRKDPYGKAVDLWACGQIVFCSVLLVVLSSLRXCNYSFPPGVILYILLVGYPPFWDEDQHRLYQQIKAGAYDFPSPEWDTVTPEAKDLINKMLTINPAKRITAAEALKHPWISHRSTVASCMHRQETVECLKKFNARRKLKGAILTTMLATRNFSGGKSGSNKKADGVKESSESTNTTIEDEDTRVRKQDIIKVTEQLIEAISNGDFESYTKMCDPAVTAFEPEALGNLVEGLDFHRFYFENLWSKNSKPVHTTILNPHIHLVGDEAACIAYIRVTQYIDANGTPRTAQSEETRVWHRRDGKWQIVHFHRSGSASTLSN, from the exons ATGGCAACGGTCATCTGCACTCGATTCACCGAAGAGTATCAGCTGTACGAGGAGCTGGGCAA GGGAGCGTTCTCCGTGGTGCGGCGCTGCGTAAAGGTTCTGTCGGGTCAGGAGTACGCCGCTAAGATCATCAACACCAAGAAACTTTCTGCTCGAG ATCATCAAAAGTTGGACCGTGAAGCTCGAATCTGTCGACTGCTGAAACACCCCAACATCG ttcGACTACATGACAGTATTTCAGAGGAGGCGCATCATTACCTCATCTTTGACCT GGTAACAGGTGGAGAGTTATTTGAAGATATTGTAGCCAGAGAATATTACAGTGAAGCTGATGCCAG CCACTGTATCCAGCAGATTTTGGAGGCGGTGCTACATTGTCATCAGATGGGCGTGGTGCACCGAGACCTGAAG CCAGAGAACCTGCTTTTGGCTTCCAAGTCGAAAGGAGCGGCGGTGAAACTGGCTGATTTTGGCCTCGCCATCGAGGTGGAGGGAGACCAGCAGGCATGGTTCG GTTTTGCCGGGACTCCTGGGTACCTTTCTCCGGAGGTTCTGAGGAAGGATCCGTACGGGAAGGCAGTAGACCTCTGGGCCTGTGGTCAGATTGTGTTCTGTTCCGTCCTGCTGGTTGTGTTGTCCTCTCTCA TGTGTAACTATAGTTTCCCCCCAGGTGTGATCCTTTACATCCTATTGGTCGGTTATCCTCCGTTCTGGGATGAAGATCAGCATCGTCTCTACCAGCAGATCAAAGCTGGAGCCTACGAC TTTCCTTCTCCAGAGTGGGACACAGTGACTCCTGAAGCCAAAGATCTCATTAATAAGATGTTGACCATCAATCCAGCTAAAAGGATCACAGCAGCTGAAGCACTAAAACACCCCTGGATCTCT cATCGTTCCACCGTGGCGTCCTGTATGCACAGACAGGAGACGGTCGAGTGTCTGAAAAAGTTCAACGCCAGGAGAAAACTAAAG GGAGCGATCTTGACCACCATGTTGGCCACCAGAAATTTTTCCG GAGGAAAGAGTGGAAGCAACAAGAAGGCCGACGGCGTCAAG GAATCATCTGAGAGCACAAACACCACGATCGAAGACGAAGACACCAGAG TGAGGAAACAGGACATCATTAAAGTCACTGAGCAGCTCATTGAGGCAATCAGCAACGGAGACTTTGAGAGCTACAC TAAGATGTGTGATCCGGCTGTGACTGCGTTCGAGCCTGAGGCGTTGGGGAATCTGGTCGAAGGCCTGGACTTCCACCGTTTCTACTTTGAGAACT TGTGGTCCAAGAACAGCAAGCCAGTCCACACCACCATCCTGAACCCGCACATCCACCTGGTGGGCGACGAGGCCGCCTGCATTGCCTACATCAGAGTGACGCAGTACATCGATGCCAACGGGACACCTCGCACCGCCCAATCAGAGGAGACCAGGGTGTGGCATCGCCGCGACGGAAAGTGGCAGATTGTCCATTTCCACCGCTCAGGCTCCGCCTCCACGCTCAGCAA CTAA
- the sra1 gene encoding steroid receptor RNA activator 1, with amino-acid sequence MEDRYIKPGNQERGWNDPPQFSYGLQKARGPQRNLLNKRAAPPSGAGEMPSAPPSFNPALPPPGGMATPPTHLGPMRSQSDVDSSQSEREPDVEDVVLVLNRALCACRHAVKDQVCNDVAKRLRLLEDSWRSGRLSLPVRRRMDALSLELQSGRWDSADEIHRSLMVDHVTEVSQWMVGVKRLIAETRNLSPELLEPLQNPTGPVQDPVDPVQDPVEPEPVQDPAEPVQDPAEPVQDPVEPEPVQDHKDPVQDPVEPEPVQDLVCQS; translated from the exons ATGGAGGACAGGTACATCAAACCCG GTAACCAGGAGCGGGGCTGGAACGACCCCCCTCAGTTCTCCTACGGCCTTCAGAAGGCCCGCGGACCACAGAGGAACCTCCTGAACAAGAGAGCAGCTCCACCATCAG GTGCAGGAGAAATGCCTTCAGCCCCGCCCTCCTTCAACCCAG CTCTGCCTCCACCTGGTGGGATGGCCACACCCCCTACTCACTTGGGGCCAATGAGAAGTCAGAGTGATGTCGACAGTAGCCAATCAGAAAGAGAGCCTGATGTAGAGGATGTGGTTTTGGTGCTGAACCGAGCACTTTGTGCCTGCAGACACGCTGTTAAA GATCAGGTGTGCAATGATGTGGCAAAGCGGCTCCGCCTCCTGGAGGACAGCTGGAGGTCAGGTAGACTCAGCCTACCTGTCAGGAGACGCATGGACGCCCTGTCTCTGG AATTACAGTCGGGTCGCTGGGACTCGGCTGACGAGATCCATCGCTCTCTGATGGTTGATCATGTGACTGAGGTCAGCCAGTGGATGGTTGGTGTCAAACGCCTCATCGCTGAGACCCGAAACCTGAGTCCAGAACTACTAGAACCTCTTCAGAACCCAACAGGACCAGTCCAGGACCCAGTAGATCCAGTCCAGGACccagtagaaccagaaccagtccagGACCCAGCAGAACCAGTCCAGGACCCAGCAGAACCAGTCCAGGACccagtagaaccagaaccagtccagGACCATAAAGATCCAGTCCAGGACccagtagaaccagaaccagtccagGACCTGGTTTGCCAGTCCTGA